In the genome of Candidatus Deferrimicrobiaceae bacterium, one region contains:
- a CDS encoding phosphatidylglycerophosphatase A, translated as MIWRTVASGFGVGYIPAFPGTLGSLLALPLWYWGGGKGAVHFGALAAVLILALPATMVEIRATGQKDPPSVVIDEVAGMLLAATGLPWGWKSVVPLFLLFRLFDIVKLGPAEWLDSRDGAIYVVADDLVAAIYANLAYRGLMWVIG; from the coding sequence GTGATCTGGAGGACCGTCGCCTCCGGGTTCGGGGTGGGGTACATCCCGGCTTTCCCGGGAACGCTGGGGTCCCTTCTCGCCCTTCCCCTCTGGTACTGGGGGGGAGGGAAAGGGGCGGTTCACTTCGGGGCGCTGGCCGCGGTGCTGATCCTCGCTCTCCCCGCTACGATGGTGGAAATCCGGGCAACGGGGCAGAAAGATCCCCCCTCCGTGGTGATCGACGAGGTCGCGGGGATGCTGCTGGCGGCGACGGGCCTCCCGTGGGGGTGGAAATCCGTCGTCCCCCTGTTTCTTCTCTTTCGACTCTTCGATATCGTGAAACTGGGCCCGGCGGAATGGCTTGACTCCCGCGACGGGGCGATATACGTCGTGGCGGATGATCTCGTGGCGGCCATATACGCCAATCTGGCATACCGGGGGCTCATGTGGGTGATCGGGTGA
- a CDS encoding CinA family protein has translation MGDRVTRDFAARAGEALLSTGRTVAVAESCTGGGVCEALTSVPGSSAYFLGGVVAYGNESKTRDLGVPSGLIESVGAVSREVAEEMAAGAMRRFGAHIGIGTTGIAGPGGGTPEKPVGTVYVAIASEKVRLSYPLRFPGDREAVRGATVLRVLETLVSFLSGGEGKSP, from the coding sequence GTGGGTGATCGGGTGACCCGGGATTTCGCCGCCCGGGCCGGCGAAGCGCTCCTCTCCACCGGCCGCACCGTGGCAGTAGCCGAATCGTGCACCGGGGGCGGGGTTTGCGAGGCGTTGACCTCCGTCCCGGGGAGTTCCGCGTACTTCCTCGGGGGGGTCGTGGCGTACGGAAACGAATCGAAAACGAGAGACCTCGGGGTGCCGTCCGGTCTCATCGAATCCGTGGGGGCGGTGAGCCGGGAGGTCGCGGAGGAGATGGCGGCCGGCGCCATGAGACGCTTCGGGGCGCATATCGGCATCGGGACAACCGGGATCGCCGGCCCCGGGGGCGGGACCCCGGAAAAGCCGGTGGGGACCGTGTATGTTGCGATCGCCTCGGAGAAGGTCCGGCTTTCGTACCCCCTTCGATTCCCGGGCGACCGCGAAGCCGTCCGCGGGGCGACGGTGCTCCGGGTTCTCGAGACGCTCGTCTCCTTCCTGTCGGGGGGGGAGGGAAAAAGCCCGTGA
- the thpR gene encoding RNA 2',3'-cyclic phosphodiesterase, which produces MRLFIGIGLAEECCRRIAAAISPLRAKGLPVSWVAERNLHLTLKFLGEIPPGEVDGLAGFMAEAARDIPPFEFRVEEGGGFPSLTAPRILWIGIREPLELVGKLHQNMENTLSAAGFPHEGRPFHPHVTVGRIKGRVAPGWGGTFASAVSGTTFGIVFAASYRLYESRLSPSGANYTVLREVPFGGGPERSAERGAGG; this is translated from the coding sequence GTGAGATTGTTCATCGGGATCGGGCTCGCCGAGGAATGTTGCCGGAGGATTGCCGCGGCAATCTCCCCTCTCCGGGCAAAGGGGCTTCCCGTTTCCTGGGTCGCCGAGCGCAACCTCCACCTGACGCTGAAGTTTCTCGGGGAGATTCCGCCCGGCGAGGTCGACGGACTTGCCGGATTCATGGCGGAAGCGGCCCGGGACATCCCCCCCTTCGAGTTCCGCGTCGAGGAGGGGGGCGGGTTCCCGTCGCTCACGGCGCCACGAATTTTGTGGATCGGGATCCGCGAACCGCTTGAATTGGTCGGAAAGTTGCACCAGAATATGGAGAACACGCTTTCCGCAGCGGGTTTTCCGCACGAGGGAAGGCCGTTCCACCCGCACGTGACGGTCGGCCGCATCAAGGGAAGGGTAGCGCCGGGATGGGGCGGAACATTCGCCTCCGCGGTTTCCGGAACGACGTTCGGCATCGTTTTCGCAGCGTCGTACCGGCTCTACGAAAGTCGGCTCTCTCCGTCCGGGGCGAACTACACGGTCCTGCGCGAGGTCCCCTTCGGGGGAGGGCCGGAACGAAGCGCAGAGAGAGGAGCAGGAGGATGA
- the recA gene encoding recombinase RecA, producing the protein MSQDANRRKALDMALAAIEKNYGKGAIMRLGSDVQVKDVPVISTGALSLDIALGIGGIPRGRVSEIFGPESSGKTTLALHIIAEAQKLGGIAGFIDAEHALDLNYARKLGLNTDDLLVSQPDTGEQALEIAEMLVRSGALDILVIDSVAALVPKAEIEGEMGDSHMGLQARLMSQALRKLTGTISKSQTAVIFINQIRMKIGVMFGNPETTTGGNALKFYATVRMDIRRIAQIKKDDGVVGARTRVKVVKNKLAPPFREAEFDIVYGEGISREGDILDLGAGLGVVEKSGSWYSVDGERIGQGRENARVFLKDHPDVTEGLRRRILEKAGVVEAPKTAQEGKA; encoded by the coding sequence ATGAGCCAGGACGCGAACCGGCGCAAGGCGCTCGACATGGCCCTCGCGGCGATCGAGAAGAACTACGGAAAAGGCGCGATCATGCGCCTCGGAAGCGATGTCCAGGTCAAGGACGTCCCGGTGATCTCGACGGGGGCGCTCTCGCTGGATATCGCCCTGGGGATCGGCGGCATCCCGAGGGGGCGGGTGTCCGAGATCTTCGGCCCCGAATCCTCCGGGAAAACGACGCTGGCCCTGCATATCATCGCGGAGGCGCAGAAACTGGGCGGGATCGCGGGGTTCATCGACGCCGAGCACGCCTTGGATCTCAACTACGCCCGGAAACTCGGATTAAACACCGACGATCTCCTCGTCTCGCAGCCGGACACCGGGGAGCAGGCGCTCGAAATCGCCGAGATGCTCGTGCGCAGCGGCGCCCTGGACATCCTCGTCATCGACTCCGTGGCCGCGTTGGTCCCGAAGGCGGAGATCGAGGGGGAGATGGGCGACTCCCATATGGGGCTCCAGGCGAGACTCATGTCCCAGGCCCTCCGGAAACTGACCGGGACGATCAGCAAGTCCCAGACGGCGGTCATCTTCATCAACCAGATCCGCATGAAGATCGGGGTGATGTTCGGCAACCCCGAGACGACCACCGGCGGCAACGCCCTGAAGTTCTACGCGACGGTCCGGATGGACATCCGGCGCATCGCGCAGATCAAGAAGGACGACGGGGTCGTCGGCGCGCGGACCCGCGTGAAAGTGGTCAAGAACAAGCTGGCCCCTCCCTTCCGGGAAGCGGAGTTCGACATCGTCTACGGGGAGGGGATCTCCCGCGAGGGAGACATCCTGGATCTCGGCGCCGGCCTGGGGGTCGTGGAGAAAAGCGGCTCGTGGTACTCCGTGGACGGCGAGAGGATCGGGCAGGGCAGGGAAAACGCGCGGGTCTTCCTCAAGGATCACCCGGACGTCACGGAGGGCCTGCGCAGGAGGATCCTCGAAAAAGCCGGCGTGGTGGAAGCCCCCAAAACCGCGCAAGAAGGGAAGGCGTAA
- a CDS encoding type IV pilus twitching motility protein PilT, with the protein MELDEILKAGVKNAASDIHLKVGLPPILRINGKLVPLKVPQPLRPEDVEAICGKVLITEDQQQRFEKNHEVDCSYSVPGLGRFRINVFLQRSTVGVAIRVIPIGLLSFESLHLPKVIEKIALETRGLILCTGTTGSGKSTTLAAIVEYINHHRSCHVIMIEDPIEFLLRDRKSIINQREIGVDTTNFTVALKSALRQDPDVILVGEMRDFETIETAIMAAETGHLVLSTLHTLDAAETINRIIGVFPPYQHKQVRIQLSSVLKGVISQRLVPRADGAGRVPAIEVLINTTRVREYIEDKDKTRKIRDAIAQGYTTYGMQTFDQSLMSLYKENLISLEEALRQASNPDDFALRVRGISSTSDLTWEEFEKDEAPPKA; encoded by the coding sequence TTGGAACTCGATGAGATTCTCAAGGCCGGGGTCAAGAACGCGGCATCCGACATCCACCTGAAGGTGGGACTCCCTCCCATCCTGCGGATCAACGGAAAGCTCGTGCCTCTCAAGGTGCCGCAGCCTCTCCGCCCCGAGGATGTGGAGGCGATCTGCGGCAAGGTTCTCATCACCGAGGACCAGCAGCAGAGGTTCGAAAAAAACCACGAGGTCGATTGCTCCTACAGCGTGCCGGGGTTGGGTCGGTTTCGCATCAACGTGTTCCTGCAGCGCAGCACGGTGGGGGTCGCCATCCGGGTCATCCCGATCGGTCTCCTCTCGTTCGAGTCGCTTCATCTGCCGAAAGTGATCGAAAAGATAGCCTTGGAAACGAGGGGCCTCATTTTATGCACCGGGACCACGGGAAGCGGGAAGTCGACGACCCTGGCCGCGATCGTGGAATACATCAATCACCACCGAAGCTGCCATGTGATCATGATCGAGGACCCGATCGAATTCCTTCTCCGCGACAGGAAGAGCATCATCAACCAGCGGGAGATCGGGGTGGACACCACCAACTTCACCGTGGCTCTCAAGAGCGCTCTCCGCCAGGACCCGGACGTGATTCTCGTGGGCGAGATGCGCGACTTCGAGACGATCGAGACGGCGATCATGGCGGCCGAGACGGGGCACCTCGTGTTGTCGACGCTCCACACCCTCGACGCGGCGGAGACGATCAACCGGATCATCGGCGTTTTCCCGCCCTACCAGCACAAGCAGGTCAGGATCCAGCTGTCCTCGGTGCTGAAGGGGGTCATTTCCCAGCGTCTCGTGCCCCGCGCGGACGGCGCGGGTCGCGTCCCGGCGATCGAGGTGCTGATCAACACGACGCGCGTCCGGGAATACATCGAGGACAAGGACAAGACGCGCAAGATCCGGGATGCGATCGCCCAGGGGTACACCACCTACGGGATGCAGACATTCGACCAGTCCCTCATGTCGCTCTACAAGGAGAACCTGATCTCCCTCGAGGAGGCGCTCCGGCAGGCATCCAACCCCGACGACTTCGCCCTCCGCGTCCGCGGGATTTCCTCGACCTCCGATCTCACGTGGGAAGAGTTTGAAAAGGACGAGGCGCCCCCGAAGGCCTGA
- a CDS encoding RecX family transcriptional regulator, whose translation MLSRRALSEGEIRFRLAAKGFSETQAAAVLGSLRELGLVDDRALCAHLARTYRDVRRYGPRRIVGALLSRKFPRDLVDEAVRAVSRPEEELAAAAAALGKKYRDGIPEGREGAVKAFRFLSQRGFSPETSREAIRRLSADIEEGEG comes from the coding sequence ATGCTCTCCCGGCGGGCGTTGAGCGAGGGGGAGATCCGGTTCCGGCTTGCGGCCAAAGGGTTCTCGGAAACGCAGGCCGCGGCCGTTCTCGGCAGTCTCCGGGAGCTTGGTCTGGTGGATGACCGCGCCCTCTGCGCGCACCTGGCCCGCACCTACCGGGATGTCCGACGGTACGGCCCGCGCAGGATCGTCGGGGCGCTCCTTTCGCGGAAGTTCCCCCGGGACCTGGTCGACGAGGCGGTGCGTGCCGTGTCCCGTCCCGAGGAGGAGCTGGCTGCCGCAGCCGCAGCGCTCGGGAAAAAGTACCGCGACGGGATCCCCGAGGGAAGGGAGGGGGCCGTCAAGGCGTTCCGGTTCCTTTCCCAGCGGGGATTTTCCCCGGAGACGAGCCGGGAGGCGATCCGGAGGCTGTCGGCCGACATCGAAGAAGGAGAAGGGTGA
- the alaS gene encoding alanine--tRNA ligase yields MTGAEIRAAFLSYFERHGHKVLPGSSLVPGDDPSLLFTNAGMVQFKEYFLGLASADWKRAATAQRCLRVSGKHNDLENVGYTARHHTLFEMLGNFSFGDYFKKEAIFFGWDFLTREMGLDGERMTVSVFRDDDEAYDIWHRTMGLPASRIVRFDEKDNFWAMGPTGPCGPCSEIIYDQGEATGCGRPSCAVGCDCDRFLEIWNLVFMQFNQDGGGARTPLPKPSIDTGMGLERLAAVVQGVKSNYDSDLFRGIIAEIGRLSGVAYGRSPLQDAATRVIADHARATAFLIADGILPANEGRGYVLRRIMRRALRHGKKLGLDRPFLHQVAAAVVREFSPAYPELARSASYIDTVALHEEMRFLETLDAGLRMVEEEFERIGKSGVSVFAGSVAFKLYDTFGFPVDLTADLCRERGVALDTEGFEAEMERQRAQSREAWKGGDVGVSDAAAAELAKDGVSVDFVGYDRLEAAGRVVALFRDGKRVMSATEGEEIDFVTDVTPFYGEAGGQVGDHGEGTGSGFRLGVTDSRRPAADLVIHRAKVDEGKVGEGMTVDLRVDASLRRQTQANHTATHLLQAALRKTLGPHVKQAGSYVGPDKLRFDFTHFEAVPEDALRAVEDFVNDAVFSDRPVSWEHLPYEEAIERGAMAFFGDKYADVVRMVTVPGVSRELCGGTHVRRTGEIALFRFVSESALAAGVRRIEAVTGPEAFRHLREDADRLHRIALDLKVSPADAASRVGKLQAQVRALEKDVREAKRRAARDLVGDVLAKAREVKGVRVVEAELEPMDPAALRELADAVKGRLKSGLLLLGTVEEGRCHLVAGVTPDLAEAYSATDIVKNAARFVGGGGGGRRDMAQAGGSKTEGFASAVSSLSAWLADRIP; encoded by the coding sequence ATGACCGGAGCAGAAATTCGCGCCGCATTTCTTTCCTATTTCGAGAGGCACGGACACAAGGTGCTGCCCGGATCCTCCCTCGTTCCGGGGGACGACCCGAGCCTGCTGTTCACCAATGCCGGCATGGTGCAGTTCAAGGAATATTTCCTGGGGCTCGCGTCCGCCGACTGGAAGCGCGCCGCCACCGCGCAGCGGTGTCTCCGCGTGAGCGGCAAGCACAACGACCTGGAGAACGTCGGGTACACGGCACGTCACCACACCCTCTTCGAGATGCTGGGGAACTTCTCCTTCGGCGACTATTTCAAGAAAGAGGCGATCTTCTTCGGGTGGGATTTCCTGACGCGCGAGATGGGACTGGACGGCGAACGGATGACGGTTTCCGTGTTCCGGGATGACGACGAAGCGTACGACATCTGGCACCGGACGATGGGGCTGCCGGCTTCCCGGATCGTGCGGTTCGACGAGAAGGACAACTTCTGGGCGATGGGGCCGACGGGACCGTGCGGCCCATGCTCCGAGATCATCTACGACCAGGGGGAGGCGACGGGGTGCGGGCGGCCCTCGTGCGCCGTCGGGTGCGATTGCGACCGGTTCCTCGAAATATGGAACCTGGTGTTCATGCAGTTCAACCAGGACGGGGGCGGGGCGAGGACCCCTCTGCCGAAGCCGAGCATCGACACGGGGATGGGGCTGGAACGGCTGGCGGCCGTGGTCCAAGGGGTCAAGAGCAATTACGACTCCGATCTGTTCCGGGGCATCATCGCGGAGATCGGAAGATTGAGCGGCGTGGCATACGGCAGATCCCCCCTCCAGGACGCCGCCACCCGCGTGATCGCCGACCATGCCCGCGCGACGGCGTTCCTGATCGCCGACGGGATTCTCCCCGCCAATGAGGGGAGGGGGTACGTGCTGCGCAGGATCATGCGGCGGGCCTTGCGCCACGGGAAGAAGCTCGGGCTGGACCGGCCGTTTCTCCACCAAGTGGCGGCCGCCGTGGTTCGGGAGTTCTCGCCCGCCTATCCGGAGCTTGCGCGAAGCGCCTCCTACATCGACACGGTCGCCCTCCACGAGGAAATGCGTTTTCTCGAGACGCTGGACGCGGGTCTCCGGATGGTGGAAGAGGAATTCGAGCGCATCGGGAAGTCGGGCGTCAGCGTCTTCGCGGGGTCCGTCGCCTTCAAACTTTACGATACGTTCGGATTCCCGGTGGACCTTACCGCGGATCTGTGCCGGGAGCGCGGGGTGGCGCTCGACACCGAGGGGTTCGAGGCCGAGATGGAGAGGCAGCGCGCGCAGTCCCGCGAGGCGTGGAAGGGTGGCGATGTGGGCGTCTCCGATGCGGCAGCCGCGGAGCTCGCCAAGGACGGGGTCTCCGTCGATTTCGTCGGGTACGATCGTCTCGAGGCGGCGGGGAGGGTGGTCGCCCTCTTTCGGGACGGGAAGCGGGTCATGTCGGCGACGGAAGGGGAGGAGATCGATTTCGTGACGGATGTCACCCCCTTCTACGGCGAGGCCGGGGGTCAGGTGGGCGACCACGGCGAGGGGACGGGAAGCGGGTTTCGTCTCGGGGTCACGGACTCCCGGCGGCCCGCTGCGGACCTGGTCATCCACCGGGCGAAGGTGGACGAGGGGAAAGTGGGGGAGGGAATGACGGTGGATCTCCGGGTGGACGCCTCTCTCAGGCGGCAAACCCAGGCGAACCATACCGCCACCCACCTTCTGCAGGCTGCGCTGCGCAAGACCCTGGGCCCGCACGTCAAGCAGGCGGGCTCCTACGTCGGCCCCGACAAGCTCCGGTTCGATTTCACCCACTTCGAGGCGGTCCCGGAGGATGCCCTCCGGGCGGTGGAGGACTTCGTCAACGATGCCGTATTCTCCGACCGGCCGGTCTCCTGGGAGCATCTCCCGTACGAGGAGGCGATCGAGCGGGGGGCGATGGCGTTTTTCGGGGACAAGTACGCCGACGTGGTCCGGATGGTGACCGTTCCCGGCGTGAGCCGCGAGCTGTGCGGGGGGACCCACGTCCGGCGGACCGGCGAAATCGCCCTGTTCCGGTTCGTCTCGGAGAGTGCGCTGGCCGCCGGGGTCCGTCGCATCGAGGCGGTGACCGGCCCGGAGGCCTTCCGCCACCTCCGGGAGGACGCCGACCGGCTTCACCGGATCGCCCTCGACCTCAAGGTTTCGCCCGCCGACGCCGCCTCCCGAGTCGGCAAGCTCCAGGCCCAGGTCAGGGCGCTGGAAAAAGACGTCCGGGAGGCGAAGCGCCGGGCGGCGCGGGACCTCGTGGGAGACGTGCTCGCGAAGGCCCGTGAGGTGAAGGGGGTCCGCGTGGTGGAAGCCGAGCTGGAGCCGATGGACCCCGCCGCGCTTCGCGAACTGGCCGACGCGGTGAAGGGGAGGCTCAAAAGCGGCCTCCTGCTCCTGGGAACCGTGGAGGAGGGCCGCTGCCACC